The stretch of DNA CAGCACATCTTCTGGTTCTTCGGTCACCCCGAGGTCTACATCATGATCCTGCCGGCGTTCGGCGTGGTCTCGGAGATCATCCCGACCTTCAGCCGCAAGCCGCTGTTCGGCTACCAGGCGATGGTGTACGCGACCGCCTCGATCGCCTTCCTCTCGTTCATCGTGTGGGCGCACCACATGTTCACCGTCGGCATGCCGCTCGGTGGCGAGATCTACTTCATGTTCGCCACCATGCTGATCGCGGTGCCGACGGGCGTGAAGGTGTTCAACTGGGTCACCACGATGTGGCGCGGCTCGATCTCGTTCGAGGCGCCGATGCTGTGGGCGATCTCGTTCGTGATCCTGTTCACCATCGGCGGTTTCTCGGGCCTGATGCTGGCGATCGTGCCCGCTGACTTCCAGTACCACGACACCTACTTCGTGGTGGCGCACTTCCACTACGTGCTGGTGACCGGCGCGCTGTTCTCCATCATCGCCGCCGTGTACTACTGGTGGCCGAAGTGGACCGGCCGCATGTACAACGAAGGCATGGCCAAGTTCCACTTCTGGTGGACGATGATCTTCGTCAACCTGCTGTTCTTCCCGCAGCACTTCCTGGGCCTGGCCGGCATGCCGCGCCGCATCCCGGACTACAACGTCGTGTTCGCGGACTGGAACCTGGTCAGCTCGATCGGCGCGTTCGGCATGTTCGCCACGCCGTTCATGATGGCCTTCATCCTGTGGCGCTCGAAGGCGGTTGGCGTCAAGGCCGAAGCCCGCGCCTGGCCGACCGCGCGTGGCCTGGAGTGGACCGTGCCGAGTCCGGCGCCGCACCACACCTTCACCACGCCGCCGGTCATCCGTGACGGCGACCTCGCCCACGGCGACATCACGCATTGATTGAAGTCGAAGTCATGACCCCGATCACCGACCCCGCAGACGTTGCAGCGCGCCGCAAGGCGGCGCGTCGCACCGCCATTTGGGTGGCGGTGGTCGCGGTCACGATCTATGCGCTGTTCCTGCTCAGCGGAGTGCTCGGCAAATGAGCGACGACGTGCAGCAGAAGAAGAACAGCGCCGGCCTCGCCAAGATGGTGGTCGTGGCGATCTTCGCCTTCGGCCTGACCTTCGCGCTGGTGCCGCTGTACCGCATCGCCTGCGAGAAGGTCTTCGGCATCCGCCTGGAGCGCACCGCCGCCGAAGGCGTCGCCGACGCCAAGGCGCCGGCGGCCAAGCGCGTGATCACCGTGCAGTTCGACGGTGGCGTCAACTCCAAGCTGCCGTGGGACTTCACCCCCAACCAGGTCACGATGCAGGTCGTGCCCGGCGAGCAGTACGAGACGACCTACCACGCCCGCAACACCGCGCAGCGCACCATCGTGGGCAGCGCGGTGCCCTCGGTCGCGCCGGCGCGCGCCTCGGGCTACTTCAGCAAGACCGAATGCTTCTGCTTCACCGCCCAGACGCTCCAGGCCGGTGAAGTGCGCGAGATGCCGGTGCGCTTCATCGTCGATCCGAACCTGCCGGCCGACGTGAAGACGATCACCCTCTCGTACACCTTCTTCAAGAACGACACGCTCACCGCACAGGCGCAAGGCACGGCGAAGGCCGCGACCACGCCGGCGTCGGCACCGTGACGTTGCCCCTTTCCTCGTAATCGCACCACTCAGACGGAACGCCGCCATGGCCCAAGCCCATTCGCCAGACGCCAGCCACTATTACGTGCCGCACCACAGCCGCTGGCCGTTCCTCGGTTCGATCGCGCTGTTCATCACCATGATCGGCATCGCCGCCTGGTTCTCGGAACTGGGCACCTGGGGCAAGCCGGCGTTCTTCTTCGGCCTGGCGCTGATCATCGGCGTGCTGTTCGGCTGGTTCAGCGACGTCGTGCGCGAGTCGGTGCGCGGCAACTACAACAAGCAGGTCGACACCTCGTTCCGCATGGGGATGATCTGGTTCATCTTCTCGGAAGTGATGTTCTTCGGCGCCTTCTTCGGCGCGCTGTTCTACGCCCGCCAGCTGGCAATGCCGTGGCTGGGTGGCGTCGGCGACGGCGTGATGACCAATGCGCTGCTGTGGCCGGAATTCAGCGCCGCATGGCCGAGCAACGGCCCGGGCGCGATCGGTGGCGTCTACCAGACCATCCCGGCCTGGGGCCTGCCGCTGCTCAACACCCTGATCCTGCTGACCTCGGGCATGACCGTCACCATCGCGCACCACGCGCTGAAGGCCGGCCACCGCAAGCAGCTGCTGGTGTTCCTGGGCCTGACGGTCCTGCTCGGCGCACTGTTCCTGTTCTTCCAGGCCGAGGAGTACATCCACGCCTACAAGGAACTGAACCTGACGCTGGGCTCGGGCATCTACGGTTCGACCTTCTTCATGCTCACCGGCTTCCACGGCGCGCACGTCACGCTCGGCACGATCATGCTGGCGGTGATCTGGTTCCGTTGCCTGAAGGGCCACTTCACCAAGGACCAGCACTTCGCCTTCGAGGCAGTGGCCTGGTACTGGCACTTCGTCGACGTGGTCTGGCTCGGCCTGTTCCTGTTCGTCTACGTGCTGTAAGCACCGCGACCCGGACCAGGGTTCGCAATCGGCTACAGCGGCGTCGAAAACCTGGTCCAGCAAAAAAGCGACGGCATGCCGTCGCTCTTTTGTTTTATCGGGGGCCGCTTTTTGAGCGGCCGGGTTTCAGGTAGCGCTGGCGGTCAGGGACCGCCGTGGAACTTGATCCAACCCATGTAGTTGGCCAGCACCACCAGCAGTATCAGCGCGATGGACAGCGCGATGCGGCGGGTCAGCGCATTGACGGTGCGCTTGCTCTCGCCTTTGTCCACGAGCATGTAGTAGAGACCGGCGCCCAGGTTCCAGAGAATGACGATCAGGAAGGCGATGATCACCAGGGTCTTGAGTGAATCGTTCATGGCGGCCTCCAGTCGGCTCCATGGCAGGGCGAGGCATTCATTATTGCAGCCGCGCGGAGCGAACGCGTGAGCAGGCGCCGCAACCTCGTCGTCGGCTGGGTCCTGGCCGCGCTCGTCATCGCCGGGTTCGTGCGCCTGGGCCTGTGGCAGACGCACCGCGCCGTCGAGAAGGAAGCGATGCTCGCCGCTGCCGCGCAGGTGCTCGAACGGCGCGATCCGCAGTCGCTGGCCGTCGCCGACGACATCAAACGCGCCCATGCCTACGACTGGGCGCTGGGCCGCGGCGAGTTCGACAAGCGTGACGTGCTGCTGCTGGACAACCAGCAGCGCCACGGCCAGGCCGGCGTGCGCGCCTACCGGATCTTCCTGCCCGAACACGGCGGCCCGTTGCTGGTCGACCTTGGCTGGCTGCCGTTGCCCGGCGATCGGAAGCTGCCGGCGGTGCCGCGACCGGAGGGCACGCTCGAGCTGCGCGGTCTGCTGGCGCCGCCGCCGTCGACCGGACTGGCGCTGGGACCGGCGCTGGGCCGCGACCACGCGGCGTGGCTGATGACGCGCGTCGACCTGGGCGCGATGGAGAAGGCCACCGGCCTGTCGGTGCCGCTGGCGCCGCGCGTGCTGCGCCTGGATCCGGCGATGAAGATCGGCTACGAGCGCGACCTGGAGTTGCTGCCCAACACCCTGCCACCGGAGAAACACCGCGGCTATGCCGTGCAGTGGTTCGCACTGGCCCTGGCGGTGCTCGCCACCGCATTGATCCTGACTTTCCGAAAGCGCCGCCAGGCCTGAAGGACGAAACATGCAACAAGACCTCCACGCCCACGAGCACAACCGCAAGCGCAACCGCATCGCGTTGCTGCTGATCTTCGCCCTGTTCTTCGGCACCATGCTGGTCGCCGGGCTGCTGCGCTTCTCCGGCTGGCGTCCGCAGGGCAGCAAGAACTTCGGCGAGCTGCTCAAGCCGCCGGGCGACCTGCGCGAGATATCACCGCGCCTGCTCGATGGCGGCGAGTACGTGTGGAAGAGCGGCGAGCGCACGTGGCGCATTGTGGTGGCGCCGCCGGCCGACTGCGGCGCCAAGTGCAGCAAGCTCGCCCAAGACATCGACACGGTGTGGCAGCTGTTCGGAAAGGATGCCGACGACGTGCACGTGCTGTGGTCGTGCGCCACGGTCGATTGCAAATGGCCGGCGAGCACGCCGGCACCGGCCACGCTCAAGCTGTTGCAGCCCGACTCGCGCCTGCGCGCGGGCCTGCCGCGCCTGGATGAGCGCGTGCCCGGCAAGGACGGCGATCTGCCCGTCTACGTCGTCGACCCGTACGGCTTCGTCATTCTGCGCTACCCTCCCGGCTTCGATCCGGCCGGGCTGCGCGCCGATGTCGCCAAGCTGCTCAAGCTGAAGTGATCTCATCAAGACGCCAACCATGAACCAAGCCGTGGACTCCAAGCCAGCCGACAGCCGCGCCCCGCGCGCGGTGCAGTACAGGCCGGCGACCTATCGTCACTTCCATCGAATCGCCTGGCTGGCCGTCGCGCTGGCGCTGGGCGTGATCGTGTTCGGCGCGTTCGTGCGCCTGTCCAACGCCGGCCTGAGCTGCCCGGACTGGCCGACCTGCTACGGCCGTGCCGCCTGGCCGACCGTCGCCCACGAGATCGTCGACCACGCCGCCACCGCCATCCGCCCGGTCGAAGTGCACAAGGCCTGGCGCGAGCAGTTCCACCGCATGATCGCCGGCGCGCTGGGCGTGCTGACGCTGACGCTGGCGCTGCTGGCCGCGCGCAAGCGCCGCTACGGCATCGCCCAGGTGCTGGCCGCCGCCGCGCTGGTCGCGATCGGCATCCCGATGTACATGCACGGCGAACACGTCGCCGCCTCGGTCCTGGCGATCGCCGGCGAGGCGATCCTGCTGTTTGCCGCGTTGCGCTGGAGCAACCTCGACCTGGCCCGCGTCGCCGCGATCACCCTGGCGGTGATCATCTTCCAGGCGCTGCTGGGCATGTGGACGGTGACCTGGCTGCTCAAGCCCATCGTGGTGATGGGCCACCTGCTCGGCGGCCTGCTGACGTTCTCGCTGCTGCTGTGGATGGCCTGGCGCGCCACCGACCTGCCGATCCGCCTGGCCGAAGCGGTGACGGTGCGCCGGCTGGTGATCGCCGGCATCGTGCTGCTCGGCGTGCAGATCGCGCTCGGTGGCTGGACCAGCGCCAACTACGCCGCGCTCGCCTGCGGCAACGACTTCCCGCGCTGCGTCGGCCAGTGGATGCCGGCGCATGATTTCCGCGAAGCCTTCGTGCTGTGGCGCGGCATCGGCGTCGATTACGAGGGCGGCATCCTCGACGGCGAGGCGCGCATCGCCATCCAGCTCGCGCATCGCGGCATGGCACTGGTGGTGTTCGCCTACCTGATGTGGCTGGCGTTCAAGCTGGTGCGCACGCCGGGCATGCGCGGCTGGGCGACGCTGCTGGGCCTGCTGGTGCTGGCGCAGGTCGGCCTGGGCATCGCCAACGTCAAGCTCGGCCTGCCGCTGACCGTGGCCGTGCTGCACAACGCCGGTGCGGTGTTGCTGCTGTTCGTGCTGGTCTCGCTGCTCGCGCGCCTGCGCACTCCGGAGCCGTGATGAGCGCATCCCCGTCCAAAGCCCCCATGCCGCATGGCACCGCCAAGCAGTACTGGGACCTGACCAAGCCGCGCGTGGTTGCGCTGATCGTGTTCACCGCGCTGGTGGGCATGTTCCTGGCCGTGCCGGGCCTGCCGCCGCTGAAGGAATCGGTGCTGGGCTTCCTCGGCATCTGGCTGGCCGCATCGAGCGCTGCCGCCATCAACCAGCTGCTGGACTCGCGCATCGACGCCAAGATGGCGCGCACCTCGTGGCGCCCGATCGTCGCCGGGCAGATCACGCCGGCGCAGGCGCTGGTGTTCGCGCTGATCCTGGCGGCGCTGTCGATGGCCATCCTGGTGATCTGGGTCAACACGATCACCGCGCTGCTGACGTTCGCTTCGCTGATCGGCTATGCGGTCGTCTACACCGTGTTCCTCAAGCGCGCCACGCCGCAGAACATCGTCATCGGCGGCATCGCCGGCGCGGCGCCGCCGCTGCTGGGCTGGGCGGCGATCACCGGCATGCGCGGCGAGTGGGACTGGCCGCACGCGCTGCTGCTGGTGCTGATCATCTTCGTCTGGACGCCGCCGCACTTCTGGGCGCTGGCGATCTTCCGCCGTGCCGACTACGCGCGCGCCATGGTGCCGATGCTGCCGGTCACGCACGGCGTGCAGTACACGCGCTGGCAGATCCTGTTCTACACCGTGCTGCTGGTCGCCGTGACCGTGCTGCCGTGGGTGGCCGGCATGAGCGGCCTGTTCTACCTCGGCGGCGCACTGGTGCTGGGCGCGGTCTTCCTGGGCTATGCCTGGAAGCTGATGAACCCGCCCGACGAGATGTATGCGATGAAGGTCTTCAATTACTCCATCGTCTACCTGATGGCACTGTTCGCGTTCCTGCTGCTCGACCACTGGCTGCTGCCGTTCCTGCAGCCGGCGGCGGTGATGGAACTGCAACCGGTACGCTGAACCCTTTCCACCCAACCACGGAACCGTCCATGCTGAAGCAGCGAGATCGCCTGACCCTGTCGTTGTCCTCGCTGTTTGTTGCATTGGCCTTCGCCGGCACCGCGCCGGCCCAACCCGTCACCCCCGGCCAGCCCGCCGAAGGCAAGGGCGAGGTGGTGGTGACGGCGCAGCGCCTGTTCGATGCGCGCAGCGGCCGTTATGTCGACAGCCCGCAGGTGCTGATCCGCGACGGCCGCATCGTCTCGGTCGGCCACGCCGGCGATGCCGCGCCGGCCGGCGCCCGCCGCGTCGACCTGCCCGGCATGACGCTGCTGCCGGGCCTGATCGACATGCACGTGCACCTCGACAGCGACCCGAGCTACGGCGGTTACACCGGCCTGCAGTTCGGCGACCGCTTCTGGTCGATGCTGATGGTGCCGCACGCACAACGCACGCTGATGTCCGGCTTCACGACCGTGCGCAATGTCGGCGCCGATGCCTGGAACGACGTCGGCCTGCGCCAGGCCATCGACGAGGGCAAGATCGTCGGCCCGCGCGTGGTCACCGCCGCCTACTCGTTCGGCGCCACCGGCGGCCACTGCGACTCGACCTTCTTCCCGCCGTCGATGCACCAGCAGAGCGAGTTCAGCGCCGACAGTCCGGAAGAAGCGCGCAAGCGCGTGCGCGAGCTGCGCAAGTACGGCGCCCAGGTCATCAAGATCTGCGCCACCGGCGGCGTGTTCTCGCGCAACACCGAGCCGGGCCAGCAGCAGATGAGCTTCGAGGACATGAAGGCCGTGGCCGACGAGGCGCACCTGTGGGGCATCAAGGTCGCCGCGCACGCGCACGGCGCCGGTGGCATCAAGGATGCGATCCGCGCCGGTGTCGACACCATCGAGCACGCCAGCCTGATCGACGACGAAGGCATCCGCCTCGCCCGCGAGCGCGGCGCCTGGCTGTCGATGGACATCTACAACACCGACTACACCCAGTCCGAAGGCAAGAAGAACGGCGTGCTGGAAGACAACCTGCGCAAGGACCGCGAGGTCGCCGACATCCAGCGCGAGAACTTCCGCAAGGCCAACAAGGCCGGCGTGAAGATGATCTTCGGCACCGACGCGGGCATCTATCCGCACGGCAACAACGGCAAGCAGTTCGCGGTGATGGTCCGCTACGGCATGACGCCGGCGCAGGCGATCCAGGCGGCCACCGTCAACGCCGCGCAGGCGCTGGGTCGCGAGGACGTGGGCGTCGTCGAGGCCAATCGCTGGGCCGACCTGATCGCCGTCAGCGGTGACCCGACCCAGGACGTGACGTTGCTGGAGTCGGTGCCGTTCGTGATGAAGGGCGGCGTGGTGGTGAAGGGCGCCACCGCGCTGTAAGCGCAAGCGCCTGCCTGCGTCGCGGCGCTAGTACGCCGCGACGGTGGCAGCCGGCGAGCCGACGATGACCGGCTTGGCCGAGACCAGGCGCGCGGGATCGAGCAGCGCGCCCATGGTCGGATCGTTCGGATAGCGCGTGCCGTCGAACTCGAGCGCGACCTGGCCTGACTCGCCCTCGCTGCCGACGGTCACCAGCAGGTCGCGCCAGCCGCGATTGCGGCGGTCGGCGACCGCGATCGGTGCCCGCGTGGACACCGAGTCGCTGACCAGCTGGTAGCCGGCCGCACCGCCACGGAACACCAGCAGCGTGCAGCCGTCGGCATCGCACCAGTTCTGGTCGTCCAGCAGCATCAGCAGGTCATCGATGCCGTCGCCGTCGAGATCGACGGTGCCGTCGCGGTGCGCCGGCACTTCGCGGATGCTGCGTGAGGCGAGGAAGGCCGTCAGCGCTGCCTG from Lysobacter arenosi encodes:
- the ctaD gene encoding cytochrome c oxidase subunit I, producing MAVTHADTHHDDHAHKQGFIERWFFSTNHKDIGTLYLIFSFIMFIIGAAMSVVIRTELAHPGLQHVSPEFFNQMTSMHALVMIFGGVMPAFVGLANWMIPLQIGAPDMALPRMNNWSFWILPFAFSLLLLTLFLPGGGPAGGWTLYPPLSLQGGSNVAFTIFAIHMMGISSIMGAINVIATVLNMRAPGIDLLKMPIFCWTWLITAFLLIAVMPVLAGAVTMLLTDKFFATSFFNAAGGGDPVMFQHIFWFFGHPEVYIMILPAFGVVSEIIPTFSRKPLFGYQAMVYATASIAFLSFIVWAHHMFTVGMPLGGEIYFMFATMLIAVPTGVKVFNWVTTMWRGSISFEAPMLWAISFVILFTIGGFSGLMLAIVPADFQYHDTYFVVAHFHYVLVTGALFSIIAAVYYWWPKWTGRMYNEGMAKFHFWWTMIFVNLLFFPQHFLGLAGMPRRIPDYNVVFADWNLVSSIGAFGMFATPFMMAFILWRSKAVGVKAEARAWPTARGLEWTVPSPAPHHTFTTPPVIRDGDLAHGDITH
- a CDS encoding cytochrome c oxidase assembly protein, encoding MSDDVQQKKNSAGLAKMVVVAIFAFGLTFALVPLYRIACEKVFGIRLERTAAEGVADAKAPAAKRVITVQFDGGVNSKLPWDFTPNQVTMQVVPGEQYETTYHARNTAQRTIVGSAVPSVAPARASGYFSKTECFCFTAQTLQAGEVREMPVRFIVDPNLPADVKTITLSYTFFKNDTLTAQAQGTAKAATTPASAP
- a CDS encoding cytochrome c oxidase subunit 3; translation: MAQAHSPDASHYYVPHHSRWPFLGSIALFITMIGIAAWFSELGTWGKPAFFFGLALIIGVLFGWFSDVVRESVRGNYNKQVDTSFRMGMIWFIFSEVMFFGAFFGALFYARQLAMPWLGGVGDGVMTNALLWPEFSAAWPSNGPGAIGGVYQTIPAWGLPLLNTLILLTSGMTVTIAHHALKAGHRKQLLVFLGLTVLLGALFLFFQAEEYIHAYKELNLTLGSGIYGSTFFMLTGFHGAHVTLGTIMLAVIWFRCLKGHFTKDQHFAFEAVAWYWHFVDVVWLGLFLFVYVL
- a CDS encoding twin transmembrane helix small protein; its protein translation is MNDSLKTLVIIAFLIVILWNLGAGLYYMLVDKGESKRTVNALTRRIALSIALILLVVLANYMGWIKFHGGP
- a CDS encoding SURF1 family protein, with translation MSRRRNLVVGWVLAALVIAGFVRLGLWQTHRAVEKEAMLAAAAQVLERRDPQSLAVADDIKRAHAYDWALGRGEFDKRDVLLLDNQQRHGQAGVRAYRIFLPEHGGPLLVDLGWLPLPGDRKLPAVPRPEGTLELRGLLAPPPSTGLALGPALGRDHAAWLMTRVDLGAMEKATGLSVPLAPRVLRLDPAMKIGYERDLELLPNTLPPEKHRGYAVQWFALALAVLATALILTFRKRRQA
- a CDS encoding COX15/CtaA family protein, which produces MNQAVDSKPADSRAPRAVQYRPATYRHFHRIAWLAVALALGVIVFGAFVRLSNAGLSCPDWPTCYGRAAWPTVAHEIVDHAATAIRPVEVHKAWREQFHRMIAGALGVLTLTLALLAARKRRYGIAQVLAAAALVAIGIPMYMHGEHVAASVLAIAGEAILLFAALRWSNLDLARVAAITLAVIIFQALLGMWTVTWLLKPIVVMGHLLGGLLTFSLLLWMAWRATDLPIRLAEAVTVRRLVIAGIVLLGVQIALGGWTSANYAALACGNDFPRCVGQWMPAHDFREAFVLWRGIGVDYEGGILDGEARIAIQLAHRGMALVVFAYLMWLAFKLVRTPGMRGWATLLGLLVLAQVGLGIANVKLGLPLTVAVLHNAGAVLLLFVLVSLLARLRTPEP
- the cyoE gene encoding heme o synthase, with protein sequence MPHGTAKQYWDLTKPRVVALIVFTALVGMFLAVPGLPPLKESVLGFLGIWLAASSAAAINQLLDSRIDAKMARTSWRPIVAGQITPAQALVFALILAALSMAILVIWVNTITALLTFASLIGYAVVYTVFLKRATPQNIVIGGIAGAAPPLLGWAAITGMRGEWDWPHALLLVLIIFVWTPPHFWALAIFRRADYARAMVPMLPVTHGVQYTRWQILFYTVLLVAVTVLPWVAGMSGLFYLGGALVLGAVFLGYAWKLMNPPDEMYAMKVFNYSIVYLMALFAFLLLDHWLLPFLQPAAVMELQPVR
- a CDS encoding metal-dependent hydrolase family protein, which translates into the protein MLKQRDRLTLSLSSLFVALAFAGTAPAQPVTPGQPAEGKGEVVVTAQRLFDARSGRYVDSPQVLIRDGRIVSVGHAGDAAPAGARRVDLPGMTLLPGLIDMHVHLDSDPSYGGYTGLQFGDRFWSMLMVPHAQRTLMSGFTTVRNVGADAWNDVGLRQAIDEGKIVGPRVVTAAYSFGATGGHCDSTFFPPSMHQQSEFSADSPEEARKRVRELRKYGAQVIKICATGGVFSRNTEPGQQQMSFEDMKAVADEAHLWGIKVAAHAHGAGGIKDAIRAGVDTIEHASLIDDEGIRLARERGAWLSMDIYNTDYTQSEGKKNGVLEDNLRKDREVADIQRENFRKANKAGVKMIFGTDAGIYPHGNNGKQFAVMVRYGMTPAQAIQAATVNAAQALGREDVGVVEANRWADLIAVSGDPTQDVTLLESVPFVMKGGVVVKGATAL